Proteins from a genomic interval of Leptospiraceae bacterium:
- a CDS encoding N-6 DNA methylase has product MSKENNLIEAVYSELDYNSGKLFSTAPNFKDSEEKKSPWLEIGDWLKTAHSIGIHKVYFVENNPIILFVESDSTDSNILIELYNKSWNMMRPKLLYVLVSGELTLYSLNEEPVKDESELENRALRQVVAISEIQTNLKDYTRENIESYTYEKNISTYRGAEARFIEDLISVRDALIAKGLSKKSKYVHSLIGRSIFIRYLEDRKILTWNYFESVALKNKKWMKLLGSKPVKPDLDQKMSDLLFFKVLSNHEFTYALFDQLSKDFNGDLFASDIKESEVIKQELLDLLKSFLLGEANSDRLFFWAYKFDIIPIEIISTIYEAFYHLENTTTDEDGKSKSTDKKGTNYTPSTLVEFLVSDVLKESILAKNPKILDPACGSGIFLVESFKRIVRYKTMKNGRRLSFDQLKSILKDQIFGIEINPEALRITSFSLYLALLNYLEPKDIQENIKKGNKLPNLIYDFEEILKPKKEIFNTLVRANTFQLEDYIKEANVLNKFVEEKFDVVLGNPPWGSKLDKKSKDIIANWCEDKNYPIGDIEPSQAFIARSTFLLKEIGIVGLLVSSGVFFKHGKSNLFRYKWLSENSLKKIVNCDHVRDIFFSGGRNKDAISPFASIIFTNDKPNSNTAFEYWTAKKISNLNNTKVVILHKTDLKIVNQADTLSNPNLWKIYWWGGHRDKALTDYLDTFSKLKEFVDSEKTVGRGYQKSGDLKKFEVSLNELPIGNFKRYGKINSNNLIKPPEEVHRQGNLFVYSGERILLGRGIRQRDNQNGIIIARYDIQDFCFTNAIIGLKLLKPTSNKYKILLAILWSSLSRYYLFLISTDWGRWHHEVFVNEFLNLPIQFPKDKKLENKIIKIVDELRNTEEDGSPSEGLFPNKISKLEKELDDAIFELYGLNENEIELIQETCDLKLDLLYNNTKSKALEKLKWNYEKLYGLEKDLEIVKEKDGLMNYALSFLSLWNPKLSPKGEIIWQILCPDDSPMIGFIFYTHEKNKSIPKLNASSKEWKQILNDFSDKSLTQNAKQIYTDGIIRIISEQHILIIKRNERRLWTKTSAVEDAEAILVQAIHKQRDKKA; this is encoded by the coding sequence GTGAGTAAAGAAAATAATTTAATAGAAGCGGTTTATTCTGAATTGGATTACAATTCTGGAAAATTATTTTCTACTGCTCCAAATTTTAAAGATTCTGAAGAAAAGAAATCTCCTTGGTTGGAAATTGGTGACTGGTTAAAAACCGCACATAGTATCGGAATTCATAAAGTATACTTTGTCGAGAATAATCCGATCATATTATTTGTAGAATCCGATTCGACTGATTCAAATATTCTCATTGAACTATATAATAAATCTTGGAACATGATGCGTCCTAAACTTCTTTATGTATTAGTTTCGGGTGAACTTACTTTGTATTCTTTAAATGAAGAACCAGTAAAAGATGAAAGCGAGTTAGAGAATAGAGCATTACGTCAAGTAGTCGCAATATCTGAGATTCAAACTAATTTAAAAGACTATACTAGAGAGAATATTGAGAGTTATACGTATGAAAAAAATATTTCTACTTATAGAGGTGCGGAAGCAAGGTTTATAGAAGACTTAATTTCTGTTCGCGATGCATTAATTGCAAAAGGACTTAGTAAAAAAAGCAAATATGTTCATTCTTTAATCGGTCGTTCTATTTTTATTCGCTATTTAGAAGATAGAAAAATCTTAACTTGGAACTACTTCGAATCAGTTGCTTTAAAAAATAAAAAATGGATGAAGCTACTAGGTAGTAAACCCGTAAAACCAGACTTAGATCAAAAGATGTCTGATTTACTATTTTTTAAAGTTTTATCAAATCATGAATTCACTTATGCGTTATTTGATCAACTAAGTAAGGATTTTAATGGGGATTTATTTGCTTCGGATATAAAAGAAAGCGAAGTAATAAAGCAAGAACTTCTAGACCTACTAAAATCATTTTTGCTAGGAGAGGCTAATAGTGATAGGCTTTTCTTTTGGGCTTATAAATTTGATATTATTCCCATTGAAATTATAAGCACAATTTACGAAGCATTTTATCATCTCGAAAATACCACCACAGATGAAGACGGGAAAAGTAAATCTACTGATAAGAAAGGAACGAACTATACTCCGAGCACTTTAGTTGAATTTCTTGTATCAGATGTATTGAAGGAATCTATTTTAGCTAAAAATCCCAAAATTTTAGATCCAGCTTGCGGCTCCGGTATTTTTCTAGTTGAATCATTTAAAAGAATTGTTCGTTACAAAACAATGAAGAATGGTAGAAGGCTTTCGTTCGATCAGCTTAAATCTATTTTAAAAGATCAAATCTTTGGAATTGAAATTAATCCAGAGGCATTACGGATAACATCCTTTAGCCTTTACTTGGCTTTATTAAATTATCTAGAACCAAAAGATATACAAGAGAATATTAAGAAAGGCAACAAGTTGCCGAACTTAATTTATGATTTCGAAGAAATTCTTAAACCAAAAAAAGAAATCTTTAATACATTAGTAAGGGCTAATACGTTTCAATTAGAAGATTATATTAAAGAGGCTAATGTATTAAATAAATTCGTCGAAGAAAAATTTGATGTAGTCTTAGGAAACCCACCTTGGGGAAGTAAGTTAGATAAAAAATCTAAGGATATAATTGCGAACTGGTGCGAGGATAAAAATTATCCAATTGGAGATATTGAACCTTCACAGGCTTTCATTGCACGATCTACTTTTTTATTAAAAGAAATCGGCATTGTTGGTCTATTGGTTTCGTCTGGTGTATTCTTTAAGCATGGAAAAAGTAATCTATTTAGATACAAGTGGCTAAGTGAAAATAGCCTTAAAAAGATTGTAAACTGTGACCATGTAAGGGATATTTTTTTTAGCGGTGGTAGAAACAAAGACGCAATTTCCCCGTTTGCTTCTATCATATTTACAAATGATAAACCAAATTCAAACACAGCGTTTGAGTATTGGACTGCTAAAAAAATTAGTAATCTTAATAACACAAAAGTTGTTATTCTGCATAAGACTGATTTAAAAATAGTGAATCAGGCGGATACTCTGAGTAATCCGAATCTTTGGAAAATCTATTGGTGGGGTGGGCATAGAGATAAAGCATTAACTGATTATTTAGATACATTTTCTAAATTGAAAGAGTTTGTTGATTCAGAAAAAACTGTAGGTAGGGGCTATCAGAAATCAGGAGATCTGAAAAAATTTGAGGTTTCCTTAAATGAGTTACCTATAGGAAATTTTAAAAGATATGGGAAGATAAATAGTAATAATCTTATTAAACCCCCTGAAGAGGTTCATCGACAAGGAAATCTTTTTGTATATAGCGGAGAAAGAATTTTATTAGGGCGTGGTATAAGACAAAGAGACAATCAGAACGGGATAATTATTGCTAGGTATGATATTCAAGATTTTTGTTTTACGAATGCAATCATTGGTCTTAAATTACTAAAGCCTACTTCAAACAAATATAAAATTCTTTTAGCAATATTATGGTCATCTCTATCACGTTATTACTTATTTTTAATTTCTACTGATTGGGGTCGATGGCATCATGAAGTATTTGTGAATGAGTTTTTAAACCTACCCATTCAATTTCCAAAAGATAAAAAACTAGAAAATAAAATAATCAAAATCGTAGATGAGCTTCGCAATACAGAAGAAGATGGCTCTCCATCAGAAGGACTTTTTCCAAATAAGATTTCTAAATTAGAAAAAGAATTAGATGACGCAATTTTTGAATTGTATGGTTTGAATGAAAATGAAATTGAACTTATCCAAGAAACTTGCGATTTAAAATTAGATTTACTATATAACAATACGAAAAGCAAAGCGCTTGAAAAATTAAAATGGAATTATGAAAAGTTATACGGATTAGAAAAAGATTTAGAAATTGTAAAAGAAAAAGATGGGCTAATGAATTACGCCCTGAGTTTTTTAAGTTTATGGAATCCTAAACTCTCTCCTAAAGGGGAAATCATTTGGCAAATTCTTTGTCCAGATGATTCCCCTATGATTGGTTTTATTTTTTACACCCATGAAAAAAATAAATCGATTCCTAAATTAAATGCAAGTTCAAAAGAGTGGAAGCAAATTCTAAATGACTTTTCAGATAAATCTTTAACGCAAAATGCAAAACAAATTTATACAGATGGGATAATTAGAATTATCTCCGAGCAACATATTTTAATCATTAAAAGAAATGAAAGAAGGCTTTGGACTAAAACATCTGCGGTAGAAGACGCTGAGGCTATTTTAGTGCAGGCGATCCATAAACAAAGGGATAAGAAAGCATGA
- a CDS encoding amidophosphoribosyltransferase, whose translation MEYSKSSNFKTLNSIQNNITTHDDKPKDECAIFGMFNNDEAANFTYLGLYSMQHRGQESSGIVSTDGEHLYRYAGMGLVANLFSQEKLKELKGHAAIGHNRYSTTGDSFLRNAQPVRVESHLGGIALAHNGNLVNSYDLRKKLGEEGSIFQTTIDSEVIVHLMAKSKSKVLLDALAEALRQIEGAYSLLILTNKMLIAVRDPNGFRPLVMGQKNDGTVVFASETCAFDITDTHYVRDVVPGEMVVVDSFGTKSYFPFSERKHSLCIFEFIYFSRPDSYIFGESVYKVRKKLGEYLSRELPVEADVVIPIPDSANIAALGYSEATGIPYRTGLIRSHYIGRTFIEPDQKIRDFGAKIKYNVIREVIDGKRVVVIDDSIMRGTTSRKIVKMIRNAGAKEIHMRISAPPTISPCYYGIDIPTHNELIASSHTIEEIRKYLRVDSIAYLSMDATHKSVEQDAANSNYCDACFTGKYPINFDTSRHSNQKTLFQDFGIEKTENY comes from the coding sequence ATGGAATATTCTAAGAGTTCTAATTTTAAAACCCTCAATTCTATCCAAAATAATATAACAACCCATGATGACAAACCAAAAGACGAATGTGCCATCTTTGGAATGTTTAATAACGATGAAGCCGCCAACTTTACCTATTTAGGGCTTTATTCAATGCAACATAGAGGGCAAGAGTCCAGTGGAATCGTCTCAACCGACGGAGAGCATTTGTATAGATACGCTGGGATGGGGCTTGTAGCAAACCTATTCAGCCAAGAAAAACTCAAAGAACTCAAAGGTCATGCTGCAATAGGACATAATCGCTATTCCACTACAGGTGATAGTTTCCTGAGAAATGCTCAACCAGTTCGTGTAGAATCGCATTTGGGCGGTATAGCCCTTGCTCACAATGGGAATTTAGTAAATTCATACGATCTTCGTAAAAAGTTAGGGGAAGAAGGAAGTATTTTTCAAACTACCATTGATTCTGAAGTAATCGTTCACCTTATGGCAAAATCTAAGTCAAAAGTGCTTTTGGATGCTTTAGCTGAAGCACTCCGTCAGATTGAGGGCGCATACTCTCTATTAATCCTAACAAATAAAATGTTAATCGCTGTTCGTGACCCGAATGGATTTCGACCTCTCGTTATGGGTCAAAAAAATGACGGCACAGTTGTGTTTGCCTCAGAGACATGTGCATTCGATATTACAGATACTCATTATGTGAGAGACGTAGTTCCTGGTGAAATGGTCGTCGTAGATAGTTTTGGGACGAAATCCTATTTTCCATTTTCAGAACGTAAACATAGTCTATGTATTTTTGAATTTATTTATTTTTCTCGTCCTGATTCTTATATTTTCGGGGAATCCGTTTATAAGGTCAGAAAAAAACTAGGTGAATACCTATCGCGTGAACTTCCTGTTGAGGCTGACGTTGTTATCCCTATTCCTGATTCGGCCAATATTGCGGCTCTAGGTTATTCGGAAGCAACTGGAATTCCATATAGAACAGGGTTAATCCGTTCTCATTACATTGGTAGAACTTTTATTGAACCAGACCAAAAGATTCGCGACTTCGGAGCAAAAATCAAATACAACGTTATCCGCGAAGTTATCGACGGCAAACGAGTAGTAGTCATTGATGATTCCATTATGCGTGGTACAACAAGTCGTAAAATTGTAAAAATGATTCGAAATGCAGGAGCAAAAGAAATTCACATGAGGATTTCTGCCCCTCCAACTATTTCTCCTTGTTACTATGGAATTGATATTCCTACTCACAATGAATTGATTGCATCGTCCCACACGATTGAGGAAATTCGAAAGTATCTGCGTGTAGATTCTATTGCGTATTTAAGCATGGATGCTACTCATAAGTCTGTAGAACAAGATGCCGCAAATTCTAACTATTGCGATGCATGTTTTACTGGTAAATATCCAATTAACTTTGATACAAGTAGGCATAGTAACCAGAAAACTCTGTTTCAGGATTTTGGAATTGAGAAAACGGAGAATTATTAG
- a CDS encoding HRDC domain-containing protein yields the protein MQINSKYILVDNKKSLELAVVNLGTSKIIAIDTESSGYYTYFSKVCLIQISANGKNFIIDPMAQIDTKALAPVFKNPNILKIFHSAIDDIKALKRDFGFEFKNIADTMYSSKLLGLEHNSLNYLVEYYHKIFLSKTEQKSNWERRPLDRHQLQYAALDTAYLESIWTTMQAELEKRNLISEAISEFEKMASEPYIAKETTNEIQWHKFPNIDKLTPEERRGVCDILQFRDDKARRMNKAPFRVINNETIEKIVKKELSEDNLITLLGKKDGADLYKILQNPLGPPLEKVDAPKLDYELKPEEETLFKNLRKWRDKVMKKRNIDHTMLLSNKNLIQIIRSNVHTLDDLRKLSLMSEWKVINYGPSIISALKNENYEEQLNLLVPLNRVKRTKKIEHNNQKAKDNKPQKNPKVEEKEKLEVVETKEEEEVEVEKIDDVK from the coding sequence ATGCAAATCAATTCCAAATATATACTCGTCGATAACAAAAAGAGTTTAGAGCTAGCAGTAGTCAACCTCGGAACCTCCAAAATCATAGCGATTGATACAGAATCCTCTGGCTATTACACCTATTTCTCTAAAGTTTGTTTGATCCAAATTTCAGCAAATGGTAAAAATTTCATAATTGATCCGATGGCTCAGATTGACACAAAAGCCCTTGCGCCTGTCTTCAAAAATCCTAATATATTAAAAATCTTTCATTCAGCAATAGATGATATTAAAGCACTTAAAAGAGATTTCGGATTTGAATTTAAGAATATTGCGGATACTATGTATTCGTCAAAATTACTCGGATTAGAGCATAATTCGTTAAATTATTTGGTAGAATACTACCACAAAATATTCCTTTCGAAGACTGAGCAAAAATCAAATTGGGAGAGACGCCCATTAGATAGGCACCAACTTCAGTATGCCGCTTTGGATACTGCTTATCTGGAATCTATTTGGACTACTATGCAAGCCGAATTAGAAAAAAGAAATTTGATTTCGGAAGCAATTTCTGAATTCGAAAAAATGGCAAGTGAACCATACATTGCAAAAGAAACAACAAATGAAATTCAGTGGCATAAATTTCCGAACATTGATAAATTAACACCGGAAGAAAGACGAGGGGTTTGTGATATTCTACAGTTTAGAGATGATAAGGCTCGAAGAATGAACAAGGCACCTTTTAGAGTTATCAATAATGAAACAATCGAAAAAATTGTAAAAAAAGAACTATCTGAGGATAATCTCATTACTCTGCTTGGAAAAAAGGATGGTGCAGATTTATATAAAATTTTACAAAATCCTCTCGGTCCGCCGCTTGAAAAAGTAGATGCACCGAAGTTAGATTATGAATTAAAACCAGAAGAGGAGACCTTATTCAAAAATCTCCGTAAGTGGAGAGATAAAGTTATGAAAAAAAGAAATATAGATCATACTATGCTTCTTTCAAATAAAAATCTAATTCAAATTATTCGCTCCAATGTACATACTTTAGATGATTTAAGAAAACTTTCGTTAATGTCAGAATGGAAAGTTATTAATTATGGCCCATCGATTATAAGTGCTTTGAAAAACGAAAATTATGAGGAACAATTAAATTTATTAGTTCCACTTAATCGTGTAAAAAGAACTAAAAAAATCGAACATAACAATCAAAAGGCAAAAGACAATAAACCACAAAAAAATCCCAAAGTAGAAGAAAAAGAAAAACTTGAAGTTGTTGAAACTAAAGAAGAGGAAGAAGTCGAAGTAGAAAAAATAGATGATGTAAAGTAA
- a CDS encoding SDR family oxidoreductase — protein sequence MNKKMLITGASRGIGKAIALHFAKKNYELVLVARTEEDLKSVALECKSFGAKTYYVLADFSDLKNTKEVIEEIQKTFPSITNLVLNAGISTSVTFEDNSFENIKRELDINYIAPLQIIKEYIPSLKNSGGGNIICISSFSALIPFPGNSSYAASKAAIYSLCKSLKIELDPYNIHVGCVLPGSTKTEMTKEFHNTPFVPFDDPSEIAKCVEDCIIKKEAVVIPGILYNAAALTYKIFPNPVDYLMTLAAKVVLPKLKK from the coding sequence ATGAATAAAAAAATGCTAATCACAGGCGCTTCTCGTGGAATTGGAAAAGCTATTGCACTTCATTTTGCTAAGAAAAATTATGAATTAGTATTAGTCGCTCGAACAGAAGAAGATCTAAAGTCGGTAGCTCTAGAATGTAAGTCATTTGGGGCTAAGACCTATTATGTTCTAGCTGATTTTTCAGACCTAAAAAATACTAAAGAAGTAATAGAGGAAATTCAAAAAACATTTCCTTCTATCACAAATTTAGTTTTAAATGCAGGAATATCAACAAGTGTGACTTTTGAAGACAATTCATTCGAAAATATAAAACGAGAATTAGATATAAATTATATAGCTCCACTACAAATAATCAAAGAATATATTCCTTCCTTAAAAAATTCAGGCGGAGGAAACATTATTTGTATTAGCTCTTTTTCTGCTTTAATTCCATTTCCAGGCAATTCGAGTTATGCCGCAAGTAAAGCCGCAATTTATTCTCTTTGCAAAAGTTTAAAAATAGAATTAGATCCTTATAATATACATGTAGGTTGTGTTCTTCCCGGTTCAACTAAAACAGAAATGACGAAAGAATTCCATAATACACCTTTTGTTCCATTCGATGATCCGTCCGAAATAGCTAAATGCGTAGAAGATTGTATCATTAAGAAGGAAGCAGTAGTTATTCCCGGTATATTATACAATGCCGCCGCTCTTACTTACAAGATATTTCCGAATCCAGTTGATTATCTGATGACTTTAGCGGCTAAAGTTGTTTTACCGAAACTAAAGAAATAG
- a CDS encoding histone deacetylase — protein sequence MTTALAYRDEFLDHETGQHPENYKRLTSIIEKIKSKSYYKDLLQPTIREATEEEIASIHTLSYIKDFQKRVKSGSGFFDGDTPYSPGSYTAAALASGSGIVLADSILSGNAKNGIALVRPPGHHAEKHHAMGFCMFNNIAITAKYLQSKGIHKILILDWDVHHGNGTEHSFYEDDSVYFMSTHQYPFYPGTGAEKDRGIGKGLGYNLNVPLKRGSSNQDYLNVFQEKIIPEIDKFQPEFILISAGFDAHRDDPLGGMELTTSAFERFTEIILSKANEICKGRVLSFLEGGYDLEALADSVEAHLAVLKG from the coding sequence ATGACAACCGCACTTGCCTATCGAGACGAATTTTTAGACCATGAGACTGGCCAACATCCAGAGAATTACAAACGATTAACCTCAATTATAGAAAAAATAAAATCAAAGTCATACTACAAAGATTTACTCCAACCAACTATTCGAGAAGCTACAGAAGAAGAAATTGCGAGTATACATACCCTTTCCTATATTAAAGACTTTCAAAAACGTGTTAAATCAGGAAGCGGATTTTTTGACGGAGATACTCCCTATTCACCAGGATCTTATACTGCGGCGGCACTTGCCTCTGGATCTGGAATTGTTTTAGCTGATTCTATTCTATCAGGAAATGCAAAAAATGGAATCGCACTCGTACGCCCTCCCGGTCATCATGCAGAAAAACATCATGCAATGGGATTTTGTATGTTTAATAACATTGCGATTACAGCAAAGTATCTGCAATCCAAAGGAATCCATAAAATTTTAATTTTAGATTGGGACGTACATCATGGAAATGGAACAGAACATAGTTTTTATGAAGACGATTCTGTATATTTTATGTCCACACACCAATATCCATTTTATCCCGGTACTGGAGCAGAAAAAGACAGAGGAATAGGAAAAGGTTTAGGATATAATTTAAATGTACCACTCAAAAGAGGTTCATCCAACCAAGATTATTTAAATGTTTTCCAAGAAAAAATAATTCCAGAAATCGACAAGTTTCAACCAGAATTTATATTAATATCTGCTGGTTTTGATGCACATAGAGATGATCCTCTTGGTGGAATGGAATTAACTACTTCTGCATTTGAGCGGTTTACGGAAATTATTCTCTCTAAAGCAAATGAAATTTGTAAAGGTAGAGTTTTATCTTTTTTGGAAGGTGGATATGATTTAGAAGCCTTGGCAGATTCAGTAGAGGCACATTTGGCAGTTTTGAAAGGATAA
- a CDS encoding malate dehydrogenase → MSKTVKVAVTGAAGQIGYSLLFRIASGQMFGPDTAVELQLLELEAALPALKGVVMELDDCAFPLLQKVTVTSELDVAFNDINWALLVGSVPRKAGMERGDLLKINGGIFTKQGKSLEAKANSDVRVLVVGNPCNTNCLIAMNNAKGIPSNRWFALTKLDENRAKTQLAQKAGYPVSKVTNLAIWGNHSATQYPDFYNAKIDGKSATDLIKDEAWLKGDFISTVQKRGAAIIAARGSSSAASAANAVVDTVVNLTTPTKPGDWFSAATYSDGSYGVEKGLIFGYPISSDGKDYKIVQDVPLNDFGKEKFKITHDELVAERNDVKEML, encoded by the coding sequence ATGAGTAAAACAGTAAAAGTAGCAGTAACGGGAGCAGCAGGGCAAATAGGATATTCCCTATTATTTAGAATTGCATCTGGACAGATGTTTGGACCAGATACAGCCGTAGAATTACAATTATTAGAATTGGAAGCAGCACTTCCTGCACTGAAAGGTGTGGTAATGGAATTGGATGATTGTGCATTTCCACTTTTACAAAAGGTAACTGTTACCTCTGAACTAGATGTTGCGTTTAACGATATTAACTGGGCATTATTAGTTGGTTCTGTTCCAAGAAAAGCAGGAATGGAAAGAGGGGATTTATTAAAAATAAATGGTGGAATTTTTACAAAACAAGGTAAGTCTCTTGAAGCGAAAGCAAATAGCGATGTAAGAGTCTTAGTTGTGGGTAATCCATGTAACACCAATTGTCTTATTGCAATGAATAACGCAAAAGGTATTCCTTCCAATAGATGGTTTGCTTTAACAAAGTTAGACGAAAACCGTGCAAAAACACAACTAGCGCAAAAAGCAGGTTATCCGGTATCAAAAGTAACCAATCTAGCAATCTGGGGAAATCATTCTGCAACACAATACCCTGACTTCTACAATGCGAAGATTGATGGAAAATCTGCAACCGATTTAATCAAAGATGAAGCATGGCTCAAAGGCGACTTTATTTCTACAGTTCAAAAACGTGGTGCGGCGATCATTGCAGCGCGTGGTTCTTCCAGTGCAGCTTCAGCGGCTAACGCTGTAGTAGACACTGTTGTAAACTTAACAACTCCTACAAAACCGGGAGATTGGTTTAGTGCGGCAACATATTCCGATGGAAGTTACGGAGTAGAAAAAGGACTGATTTTTGGTTATCCAATTTCTTCTGATGGAAAAGATTATAAAATCGTTCAAGATGTACCTTTAAATGATTTCGGAAAGGAAAAATTCAAAATTACTCACGATGAATTAGTTGCCGAAAGAAACGATGTAAAGGAAATGCTCTGA
- a CDS encoding DsbA family protein — protein sequence MEINGKKFTESDLEKEKPAIFVKLRKEYVDGMRRAFEQFANDKILEMEAKDKNIKPNEVISKGIGGYSPSQIEIQAIYEQYKDQFAGAKIETVQDRIVGYLKNLKEQEYYGELSKKYRVDFFMETVKQVKQNVAEKGNPSLGPENAKVTIIEFSDFECPYCKKSQDTTRQLREQYKDKIRWVFRDYPLPFHRNAMFAHIAANCAIEQNKYWDYFNLLFDNAENLAKDNVILLAAKAGLDKDKFNACLANTDKISAEIEADLADGQAVGVNGTPAFFINGIMVEGAQPITAFQKIIDEELSK from the coding sequence ATCGAAATCAATGGTAAAAAATTTACAGAATCTGATTTGGAAAAAGAAAAACCTGCTATTTTTGTGAAACTAAGAAAAGAATACGTTGATGGAATGCGACGAGCTTTTGAACAATTTGCAAACGACAAAATCTTAGAAATGGAAGCAAAAGATAAAAATATCAAACCCAATGAAGTTATTTCCAAAGGAATTGGTGGGTATTCTCCAAGCCAAATTGAAATCCAAGCGATCTACGAACAATACAAAGATCAATTCGCTGGTGCAAAAATAGAAACCGTACAAGATAGAATTGTAGGTTATCTAAAAAACCTAAAAGAACAAGAATATTACGGTGAACTTTCCAAAAAATATCGTGTCGATTTTTTCATGGAAACAGTAAAACAAGTAAAACAAAATGTCGCAGAAAAAGGAAACCCTTCCCTCGGACCAGAGAACGCAAAGGTAACTATTATTGAATTTTCTGATTTCGAATGTCCTTATTGCAAAAAAAGTCAAGATACAACTAGACAATTAAGAGAACAATACAAAGACAAAATTCGATGGGTATTTCGCGATTATCCTCTTCCATTCCATCGTAATGCAATGTTCGCACATATTGCGGCTAACTGTGCAATTGAACAAAATAAATATTGGGATTATTTCAATTTACTTTTTGATAATGCCGAAAACTTAGCGAAGGATAATGTAATTTTACTTGCAGCAAAAGCTGGACTTGATAAAGACAAATTCAATGCATGCCTTGCAAATACAGATAAAATTTCTGCTGAAATTGAAGCTGACTTAGCAGATGGACAAGCGGTAGGCGTAAATGGAACACCTGCTTTTTTTATTAATGGAATTATGGTAGAAGGTGCGCAGCCAATTACTGCGTTTCAAAAAATTATAGACGAAGAATTAAGTAAATAA
- a CDS encoding adenylosuccinate lyase: MIDRYSNPEIAKIWSLENKFEIWKDIEILACEARMNRGEIPKEDFQEIKTKAKFKVEEILKLEETLQHDVIAFLTNLGSYIGPASRHVHHGLTSSDIGDTALCVQMKQAIELIIKRVETLLETVKEKAIQEKNSPCMGRSHGIHAEPMTLGLKFALFFAEMQRNLERLKLAKIEISVGKFSGAVGTYSNIDPAIEEFVCTKLGLAVDPITTQVITRDRHAYYLSIIGLTASSLDRMATEIRLLQKTEGREVEEPFSKGQKGSSAMPHKRNPVICERITGIARVIRSNVNVGFQDMQLWHERDISHSSAERIVLPDSTIALDYILDKMNYVIKNLHIYPDASARVLGITRGLIFSQKIMLAMIERAGISREKAYEKVQSHAMVVWADQSQTMKSRLLADTEVNEVLTPQVLDEICDIKPYLARIDVIYKRLGLI; the protein is encoded by the coding sequence ATGATAGATAGATACAGTAATCCAGAAATAGCGAAGATTTGGAGTTTAGAAAACAAATTCGAAATTTGGAAAGATATAGAAATTCTTGCCTGCGAAGCTAGAATGAACCGAGGAGAAATTCCAAAAGAAGATTTCCAAGAAATTAAAACAAAGGCTAAATTTAAAGTAGAAGAAATTCTGAAACTAGAAGAGACTCTGCAACATGATGTAATTGCATTTTTAACAAACCTTGGTTCTTATATTGGACCTGCATCAAGGCATGTTCATCACGGTCTTACAAGCTCTGATATCGGTGACACTGCATTATGCGTGCAAATGAAACAGGCAATTGAATTAATAATTAAAAGAGTAGAAACGTTACTCGAAACAGTAAAAGAAAAGGCGATTCAAGAAAAAAACTCTCCTTGTATGGGTCGTTCTCATGGAATTCACGCAGAACCTATGACTCTCGGATTAAAGTTTGCTTTATTTTTTGCGGAAATGCAAAGAAATTTAGAAAGATTAAAACTTGCAAAAATTGAAATTTCTGTTGGAAAATTTTCTGGAGCAGTCGGAACTTATTCTAATATTGATCCTGCGATAGAAGAATTCGTTTGCACAAAATTGGGATTAGCCGTTGATCCAATAACTACGCAAGTTATAACAAGGGATCGACATGCATATTATCTATCTATCATTGGATTAACAGCTTCCAGCCTCGATAGAATGGCTACAGAAATTCGCCTCCTCCAAAAAACAGAAGGACGAGAAGTTGAAGAACCATTTTCCAAAGGACAAAAAGGCTCGTCTGCTATGCCTCACAAACGTAATCCAGTTATATGTGAAAGAATTACGGGGATAGCAAGAGTTATCCGCTCGAATGTAAACGTAGGTTTTCAAGATATGCAACTTTGGCACGAACGGGATATATCTCATTCATCCGCAGAAAGAATTGTACTTCCAGATTCAACGATTGCATTAGATTATATTTTAGATAAAATGAATTATGTAATAAAAAATCTTCATATCTATCCAGATGCAAGTGCAAGAGTTTTAGGAATTACAAGAGGATTAATTTTTTCACAAAAAATAATGCTTGCTATGATCGAAAGAGCTGGAATTTCACGGGAAAAGGCTTACGAAAAAGTGCAGTCTCATGCAATGGTAGTTTGGGCTGATCAATCACAGACAATGAAATCAAGACTTTTGGCAGATACAGAGGTAAATGAAGTGTTAACTCCACAAGTTCTAGATGAAATTTGTGATATAAAGCCCTACCTCGCACGAATAGATGTGATTTACAAAAGACTAGGCCTGATATAA